A region of Myxococcaceae bacterium DNA encodes the following proteins:
- a CDS encoding DUF1566 domain-containing protein: MNKQWLFCLLWLSRFGLAGYFNVSEVQDSMANEALFQLISNQTWTVNQQQALMSTGLRALFQSVSPQIKSMPDYTGQFVANCSIFLNLRIEGVACDVTSVSTAMKPSGYDLNSALRLPLEYATQITQSDIILVNLYADWRGKTTAYSEQYTLGPFARMRTCTSTLSVTDSPETPSGLLSSSESLEESQTAAPSVSKPFSLSPNVLVSDSHSMSSTSSGSSASVSLLVSSSASSSGWFSESKSLTEALSLSQSSSIQVSDSRSMSSTSSGSSVSASLWVSSSASSSGWFSESQSLSEALSPSQSFSKILSGTCSPSVWGSCLGNSTGLAYIWSGSAIYSNPTNQASRYTTPASGVVGDSLTGLQWEQAASSSTMTWSAAGTYCAGRTTGGLSGWRLPNVDELQTLVDYTTSSPSINSAAFPSTPSNYFWTSTLYQPNPTSAWLVYFFRGDVGFSDMSNNGFVRCAR; the protein is encoded by the coding sequence TTGAATAAACAATGGCTGTTTTGTTTGTTGTGGTTGTCCCGTTTTGGGTTGGCTGGATATTTCAATGTGAGCGAAGTGCAGGACTCCATGGCGAATGAAGCGCTTTTTCAGCTGATTTCGAATCAGACCTGGACTGTGAACCAACAACAAGCATTGATGTCGACGGGTCTTCGCGCTCTATTTCAATCGGTTTCGCCGCAAATCAAGTCGATGCCCGATTACACCGGGCAGTTTGTCGCAAATTGTTCGATTTTTCTGAATCTGCGCATCGAAGGAGTCGCTTGTGACGTGACGTCGGTCTCGACAGCGATGAAGCCGAGCGGTTATGATTTGAACTCGGCCCTTCGCTTGCCTCTGGAATACGCGACGCAGATCACACAAAGCGACATCATCTTGGTCAATCTTTACGCGGATTGGAGAGGTAAGACGACGGCTTACTCGGAGCAATATACGCTTGGTCCATTTGCTCGAATGCGAACTTGTACGTCAACGCTCAGCGTGACGGATTCACCCGAAACCCCAAGCGGTTTGCTGAGTTCGAGTGAGAGCCTCGAAGAGTCTCAAACAGCCGCCCCGAGTGTGTCCAAACCCTTCAGTCTTAGTCCCAATGTTCTGGTTTCGGATTCTCACAGCATGAGTTCTACGAGTTCTGGCAGTAGTGCGTCGGTATCACTTTTGGTTTCTTCAAGCGCGAGTTCATCCGGCTGGTTCAGCGAGTCCAAAAGCCTGACCGAAGCCTTATCACTCAGCCAGAGTTCAAGTATTCAGGTTTCGGACTCTCGCAGCATGAGTTCTACGAGTTCTGGCAGCAGTGTATCAGCATCGCTTTGGGTTTCTTCAAGCGCGAGTTCGTCGGGTTGGTTCAGCGAGTCTCAAAGCTTGAGCGAAGCCTTATCACCGAGCCAAAGCTTCAGCAAAATCCTTTCGGGGACTTGTAGTCCGAGTGTGTGGGGCAGTTGCTTGGGCAATTCTACGGGTTTGGCTTATATTTGGTCTGGTAGTGCCATTTATTCAAACCCAACCAATCAAGCATCGCGTTATACGACCCCTGCGTCCGGGGTTGTAGGAGATAGTTTAACCGGTTTGCAGTGGGAGCAAGCCGCAAGTAGTAGCACGATGACTTGGAGTGCAGCAGGGACCTATTGTGCGGGCCGTACGACGGGTGGATTGAGCGGCTGGCGTTTGCCAAACGTGGATGAGCTTCAAACTTTAGTGGACTACACCACCTCCAGCCCAAGTATTAACTCGGCCGCATTTCCCAGTACACCGAGTAACTATTTTTGGACCTCGACCCTCTACCAACCGAACCCAACTTCCGCGTGGCTCGTCTATTTCTTTCGTGGCGACGTCGGCTTCAGTGATATGAGCAATAATGGCTTTGTCCGTTGCGCGCGTTGA
- a CDS encoding group II intron reverse transcriptase domain-containing protein, which yields MKKGWPTWESVDRAAAACAKRKRSRPDAIVFRARYTEEVLDLCQRIRSGEYRPSSGTVFVTDRPKTREIHASHYRDRVVHHLLHDLIEPHFEQSFIKDSYACRKGKGSHAAVEALQKHMQRATCYGKIRAYALHLDIRSFFFSIHKPTLLAILESKQWFREQAELRHLTTLVINHPTALHAKPLGPPSSFERIPPLKRLGALGEDRGLPIGNLTSQLFANIYLDVLDQMIKRTLGAQYYVRYSDDLVLLHRDADQLASWKQQIIEFLQQRLKLETHEKAPIHPVSEGVDFVGYVIRPAYKLCRARVIRHAHQRITELEKPLHPEEREGYQFWRVRHKDIEALRACWASYAGHLKHASAYRVAQKLLKRHPISQFYLRFEIAKHGISVARRFALPKIESCWNHQIHSLHQSVSKPALRSAEGSAVLLVQVGRYAECPLQKDAERLELRRGLPWRRLPEIIDRAVQKGLKVAVAVEFKKCTGRIRARYLAYWVEPVARPVLLSEGSPKAVQLEFGFS from the coding sequence GTGAAAAAAGGTTGGCCAACTTGGGAAAGCGTCGATCGAGCTGCGGCTGCTTGCGCCAAGCGCAAGCGAAGCAGACCCGATGCGATTGTTTTTCGGGCCCGCTACACAGAAGAGGTGCTGGACTTGTGCCAGCGCATTCGATCGGGAGAATACCGGCCCTCCTCGGGGACGGTTTTCGTGACCGATCGCCCAAAGACTCGTGAAATACACGCCTCTCATTATCGAGATCGAGTGGTTCACCACCTGCTCCATGACCTGATTGAACCGCACTTTGAACAATCGTTTATTAAAGATTCGTACGCTTGTCGTAAAGGCAAAGGTTCTCATGCTGCGGTAGAAGCCTTGCAAAAACACATGCAGCGAGCGACCTGTTATGGCAAAATACGTGCTTATGCCCTGCATCTCGATATTAGAAGTTTTTTCTTCTCCATTCATAAACCCACCTTGCTGGCTATTTTGGAGTCGAAGCAATGGTTTCGTGAGCAGGCGGAATTGCGGCATTTGACCACTTTGGTGATCAATCACCCCACTGCGCTGCATGCGAAGCCCTTGGGGCCACCAAGCTCGTTTGAACGAATTCCTCCGTTGAAGCGGCTTGGAGCTTTGGGGGAGGATCGAGGACTCCCCATCGGCAATCTGACCAGCCAGTTGTTTGCGAATATCTACTTGGATGTCTTGGACCAGATGATCAAGCGTACTTTAGGGGCTCAATATTACGTCCGGTATTCAGATGATCTGGTCTTGTTGCACCGCGATGCGGATCAGCTCGCGAGCTGGAAGCAACAAATCATCGAGTTTTTGCAGCAAAGGCTAAAACTGGAGACGCATGAGAAAGCGCCAATTCATCCGGTGAGCGAAGGTGTCGATTTTGTCGGGTATGTCATTCGTCCTGCTTACAAATTGTGCCGTGCACGCGTGATTCGGCACGCTCACCAACGTATTACCGAGCTCGAAAAACCGCTACACCCTGAAGAACGAGAAGGTTATCAGTTCTGGCGAGTACGTCACAAGGACATCGAGGCTTTGCGTGCTTGTTGGGCAAGTTATGCGGGTCATTTGAAACATGCCAGTGCTTATCGAGTGGCTCAAAAGTTGCTCAAGCGGCACCCTATCTCTCAATTCTATTTGCGCTTTGAGATTGCGAAGCATGGAATTTCTGTGGCTCGGCGATTTGCTTTGCCTAAGATTGAGTCTTGTTGGAATCACCAAATCCATTCGTTGCATCAGAGCGTCTCGAAACCAGCGCTCCGATCGGCAGAGGGTTCTGCGGTGTTGTTGGTTCAAGTGGGTCGTTATGCCGAGTGTCCTTTGCAGAAGGATGCAGAGCGTTTGGAACTTCGTCGGGGCTTACCGTGGCGTCGCTTGCCTGAGATCATCGACCGAGCGGTTCAAAAGGGTCTGAAAGTGGCAGTGGCTGTTGAGTTTAAAAAATGCACAGGGCGTATTAGAGCTCGTTATTTGGCGTACTGGGTAGAACCCGTGGCGCGGCCGGTACTGCTTTCTGAAGGTTCTCCCAAGGCTGTGCAGTTGGAATTCGGGTTTTCATGA
- a CDS encoding DUF1566 domain-containing protein yields the protein MKFALGCRIALLLNIGLLAWPLLAICRYTNENGAALTPSDQTVRDSVTGLVWQRTQAASTMSQTSAASYCASLNLNGFSFRLPTVRELSSLVDFNTSSPSIDSTAFPGTSSNYFWTSTTYQPIPTYAWVVDFYGGFVDFNAMGGDNSVRCAR from the coding sequence ATGAAATTTGCACTAGGTTGCCGAATCGCTTTACTCTTGAATATTGGCTTGCTCGCTTGGCCCTTGCTGGCCATTTGTCGTTATACCAATGAAAATGGAGCAGCTCTGACCCCGAGTGATCAGACCGTTCGAGACAGCGTGACAGGGCTAGTCTGGCAAAGAACTCAAGCTGCTTCGACCATGTCTCAAACGTCTGCAGCCAGTTACTGCGCGTCTTTGAATCTCAATGGCTTTTCATTCCGTTTACCGACGGTTCGTGAATTGTCCAGCCTCGTGGACTTCAATACCTCCAGTCCCAGCATTGACTCAACGGCTTTTCCGGGAACCTCTTCTAACTATTTTTGGACCTCGACTACTTACCAACCGATCCCAACTTACGCGTGGGTCGTCGATTTCTATGGTGGCTTCGTCGACTTCAATGCTATGGGCGGTGATAACTCTGTCCGTTGCGCGCGCTGA